One uncultured Caproiciproducens sp. DNA segment encodes these proteins:
- a CDS encoding VOC family protein, translated as MDDELKIKMSAFTLDCKDPHELSKFYAELLKWEIPFYDEEYAIVGAPGTNQGAYPGITFQRNPEYKPPVWPEEPEAQQQMAHIDFAVNDLEKAVQYAIHCGATISDKQFSDSWTVMFDPAGHPFCLCQMKHVFESPDFALL; from the coding sequence ATGGATGATGAACTGAAAATCAAAATGAGTGCATTTACACTGGACTGCAAAGACCCGCATGAATTATCGAAATTCTATGCGGAGCTGCTCAAATGGGAAATACCGTTCTATGATGAAGAATATGCAATCGTGGGTGCTCCGGGGACAAATCAGGGAGCGTATCCCGGTATAACGTTTCAGCGGAACCCTGAGTATAAACCGCCTGTGTGGCCGGAAGAGCCTGAAGCTCAGCAGCAAATGGCACATATCGACTTCGCAGTTAATGATTTAGAAAAAGCGGTTCAATACGCAATCCATTGCGGGGCAACAATCTCAGACAAACAATTTTCTGACAGTTGGACAGTTATGTTTGACCCCGCCGGACACCCTTTTTGCTTATGTCAAATGAAACATGTTTTTGAGAGCCCCGATTTTGCGTTGCTATAG
- a CDS encoding VOC family protein has product MFRYVHTNVIAKDVNKLINFYKTVLHCKSIDETRDLRGDWLDRLTGLNGAHITGEHLLLPGYGTDHPTLEIFSYDTLKEIIPAEINRPGIAHLAFEVNDVETTLEEIIHAGGSAVGELVTASYPKDLDAVFVYARDPEGNILELQSWKLR; this is encoded by the coding sequence ATGTTTCGCTATGTCCATACAAATGTAATCGCAAAAGATGTAAATAAACTAATAAATTTTTATAAGACTGTCCTTCACTGCAAAAGCATCGATGAGACACGTGACCTGCGTGGGGATTGGCTCGATAGACTGACAGGGCTTAACGGAGCACATATTACTGGAGAACATCTTCTTTTACCTGGCTATGGCACAGATCATCCGACACTTGAAATATTTTCATATGACACCCTAAAGGAAATAATCCCTGCAGAAATCAATCGCCCAGGTATAGCCCACTTAGCTTTCGAAGTAAACGATGTGGAAACAACTTTGGAAGAAATTATCCATGCAGGTGGAAGTGCTGTTGGAGAATTAGTTACTGCGTCTTATCCGAAAGATCTGGATGCAGTATTCGTTTATGCTCGGGATCCAGAAGGTAATATTCTTGAGTTGCAAAGTTGGAAACTGAGATAA